Within the Malassezia vespertilionis chromosome 3, complete sequence genome, the region GCAAACAGATGTTAaaatccagcgcgccggcaagcgcagtAATAAACGATGTTTTGCCCGAGCCTGGCGCACCGTGCAAAAGGTAGCCCCGCCGGTAGGGAATACCGCGCTTGGCATACCACgggccgcgctgcaaaaatCGCTGTACGTCGTGCACCAACTCCTCCTTGCAGCTTTCCGGCAACACGACGCTGTCCAATTCGCGCACTCGGCGTGGATGGCCGAACGGCTGCCACTCGACGCCCCAGCTCGTAAAgagcagcgtcttgccTTGTGtggacgcaagcgcaagctgtCGTGCATCGTTGAGCAGCTGGTGAAAGAGGctcgcgtgcggcgcgagtgTCGTGAGCGTCACGGTTtcccacggcgcgccgttgGAAAGATCGACCATTTTTccgttgcgctcgcgctccagaCGAATCCACACGCCGCGGTACCGAAACCAGTGTGTGCCGGGGCCAGGAACGAGCGAAAATGTggcaacgccgcgctcggcgccgcttgcagccGCCCGCCTCGTCGGTTCTTCGTACTGCGTATCTACGGCAAGATCACGACTGATGATGCGTACAGGCGATACACTCCCGCTTCCTGCACGCAAAGGATCGTGTACCTCGCTTTCGTACGCATGCCCGTCGTGCGTACCTTTGAGCGGCGCCTTGGAAAAGCCTAAAAACGCCAGCAGGGACTCGCGCGGCAGTTTTCCATTGTtggctttgcgccgcagcgcctggGCCTGGGCCTGTGCACCTACCCAGTGCAGAAACCAGGGGTGGGCACGGTCTTTCGAAGGGATCTCGAGCGATACGAGcatgcgtcgctgcgcgaatcGCGCGCCCAATGTAATCAGCCCTTTGGAGTACGCAAGCGCACCGCCAAAAAGCATCAGGCCAAAGCCTGCAGAAAAGTAGGGGTTCCCGTCGATGACCGAACCCAGAAAGCCAGACACGCCGCCCCCTGCGCGCGGttccgcgcgcggatcggCTGTCGGTGCCTGCACCGACGCGGTGGATGCCATCGGTGGAGGAAGCCCCAGCGGCTGGATACATCACGTGAATTCATGACTATGGTATTACGGGTCGTCGTGCGTGCCATGGGGAGAGGGGGGCATGTCTTTTGGTTCCCTTTCGGGGGACAAGCGCCGAATGACATTGTCCCACATGGACATTTCACGCGTAGGAGAGGGTATATGGGCTTGCACAGAGGAGGAGCTCGCATGGTGGGATCCGCGTGGACTTCCGTCGTCCGACAGAAATGGATTTGCATTCCGCAATGCCCGACGTCTTGCTGCAGAAGACGACGCAGAAAGCGGGGTCAAGTGGATGTCGTACTCACTGTCAGCAACGTCGCGATCGAATAAATTCTCGCGGGACATTGggggcgtcgcgctgccCAGCGTGTCGAGTCGGGTGTCGATGGTGACTTTCGGGCGCGCGGGCATTGTGTCGCCCTCGACTGTGATGGTGGGAAAACCACGCTCATCGCTGGGAATTGCGATGCGCGTGTAGATCTCCTCGCCAGCACGAGCGGCAAGGAAGCGGCGACGGAGGTAGACTGTACGAAGCATGCCCCGGACGCGCTCCAAGGAAATGATGCTGTCGATACGGTCGatgagcgcgcggcggtcAATAAACTCGGCAATCTCCATATTCGTTGGCTTTGTGCACATTTTGTTGTAGGCAAGGATAAAAAGCATCGAGGTAAACGAGATGCCTTTGCCTTTGTCGGACAAAAGCGCTTCGTGGTACATCCGGTTCAGCCGCtggcgccgcatcgccaagTCTTCCGAGTCCAtggagcgcagcacagACTCGAGCTTGTCCAAATCAACGCCACTCTCAATGTGGACGGACGCTATGTTTGCATCGGGCCACTCAAACGAGAAAGGCATCAAGGTATCGTTGCGTGTCGTACTCCGTGTGGGCGAAAGATTGCTCGAGGTGGTGTCCGATTcgcggctgcgcggccTGCGCAAACTCCGGGGACTGCGAGGGAGATGGAGCCCAAGTCGGGTCCATCCGCTGGATACGGGCGACGGCGGTTCACTCGTCCTCTCTGGCACGCGTGTCTTTTTCAAAATagcgtcgatgcgcgcgtccGCTGGATAGAGACGCACGTCAAACATGCCCGTCAGCTGGCTGAGGAACGCAATGATTTGGTCGCGCTGGATGTAGCCATGACCTTGGGGATCGAATTTACGCCACGCATCTTTGATCATGCGCATCTGTTCGCGCGATAGCGCAGTGCTTCCTTGC harbors:
- the BCS1 gene encoding Complex III assembly protein translocase and chaperone (COG:O; TransMembrane:1 (o37-58i); EggNog:ENOG503NVKH), producing MASTASVQAPTADPRAEPRAGGGVSGFLGSVIDGNPYFSAGFGLMLFGGALAYSKGLITLGARFAQRRMLVSLEIPSKDRAHPWFLHWVGAQAQAQALRRKANNGKLPRESLLAFLGFSKAPLKGTHDGHAYESEVHDPLRAGSGSVSPVRIISRDLAVDTQYEEPTRRAAASGAERGVATFSLVPGPGTHWFRYRGVWIRLERERNGKMVDLSNGAPWETVTLTTLAPHASLFHQLLNDARQLALASTQGKTLLFTSWGVEWQPFGHPRRVRELDSVVLPESCKEELVHDVQRFLQRGPWYAKRGIPYRRGYLLHGAPGSGKTSFITALAGALDFNICLLNLAERGMTDDRLNHLLSNAPERSIMLLEDVDAAFQGRNADAPERYADGYQPNVTFSGLLNALDGVASGESRIIFMTTNHLERLDAALIRPGRVDMIRELGDATPEQVRELLIRFYFSDRLEERVSAARRARGHDPREFSHAQHAQAPDADTDYYREALSKTTTELHTLADALVVHAAKATQRRREALHLTPDGYPREGAGSARLQRPASRGGVSMAELQGLFIRFADDPHAAVAAFGEESAQL